CCAGGTAACCTGCAATTTCCCCAGGTTACCTGCACTTATCTCATTGATTCCACACACCACCCCCAGGGAGGGGGTAGCTAACCTAACGATCGCCGGCGGCTGACGGCTGACCGCACGAAACTGCTGCGTGTCTTTTGTTAAACTGAAACCCACATGGCAGAAATCCACCGCAGACAGACTGTGACCGCTAACATTGGCGGGGTTCGCGTCGGCTCCGACGCCCCGGTCGTGGTCCAGTCCATGACCAATACCGACACCGCCGACGCGCTCGCCACCGCGCAACAGGTGGAAGCGCTTGCCCGCGCGGGCTCGGAACTGGTGCGCGTCACGGTGAACAACGACGCGGCCGCTGAGGCCGTGCCCCGCATTCTTGATCTGCTCGAGCGCCGCGGCATCGGCGTCCCCATCGTCGGCGACTTCCACTACAACGGCCACCTGCTGTTGAAGAAATATCCGGCCTGCGCCCGCGCGCTGGCGAAGTACCGCATCAATCCCGGCAACGTCAGCGTCGGCCGCAAGGACGATGACAACTTCCGCACCATGATCGAGGTCGCGGTCGCCAACCAGAAGCCGGTGCGCATCGGCGTGAATTGGGGCTCATTGGACCAGGCGCTGCTGACGCGCATGATGGACGAGAACTCCCGCCTCGCCGAGCCCAAGTCAGCCCGCGACGTCACCATGGAAGCCATGATCGTCAGCGCGCTGAACTCGGCCGCGCTGGCCGAAAAATACGGCCTTCGTGCCGACCAGATCATTCTCAGCGCCAAGGTCAGCGGCGTGCAGGACCTGATTGATGTCTACCGCGCCCTGGCCGCGCGTTGCCGCTACCCGTTGCACCTTGGGCTTACCGAAGCCGGCATGGGAACCAAGGGCGTGGTCGCCTCCACCGCCGGCATTGGCGTGCTCCTACAGGAAGGAATCGGCGATACCATCCGCGTCTCGCTCACTCCCGCGCCCAACGGCGATCGTACCGAGGAAGTAATCGTTGCCCAGCAGATCCTGCAGTCGCTCGGCATCCGCAGCTTCCTGCCGCAAGTTACGGCTTGCCCGGGTTGCGGCCGGACGACGAGCACTTTCTTCCAGGAGTTGGCCGACGATATTCAGTCTTATGTCCGCCGGCAGATGCCGGAATGGAAGCAGCAGTACCACGGCGTCGAAGAGATGACGCTGGCAGTGATGGGTTGTGTCGTGAATGGTCCCGGCGAATCCAAGCACGCCAACATCGGCATCTCCCTGCCTGGAACCTTCGAGGAACCGGTGGCGCCGGTGTTCGTTGACGGTAAGCTGACGCAGACGCTGCGCGGCGACCACATCGCCCAGGAATTCATCCGCATCCTCGATAACTACGTGGAATC
The DNA window shown above is from Terriglobales bacterium and carries:
- the ispG gene encoding flavodoxin-dependent (E)-4-hydroxy-3-methylbut-2-enyl-diphosphate synthase, whose amino-acid sequence is MAEIHRRQTVTANIGGVRVGSDAPVVVQSMTNTDTADALATAQQVEALARAGSELVRVTVNNDAAAEAVPRILDLLERRGIGVPIVGDFHYNGHLLLKKYPACARALAKYRINPGNVSVGRKDDDNFRTMIEVAVANQKPVRIGVNWGSLDQALLTRMMDENSRLAEPKSARDVTMEAMIVSALNSAALAEKYGLRADQIILSAKVSGVQDLIDVYRALAARCRYPLHLGLTEAGMGTKGVVASTAGIGVLLQEGIGDTIRVSLTPAPNGDRTEEVIVAQQILQSLGIRSFLPQVTACPGCGRTTSTFFQELADDIQSYVRRQMPEWKQQYHGVEEMTLAVMGCVVNGPGESKHANIGISLPGTFEEPVAPVFVDGKLTQTLRGDHIAQEFIRILDNYVESHYARKTEVTAPGR